In one Catenovulum adriaticum genomic region, the following are encoded:
- the egtD gene encoding L-histidine N(alpha)-methyltransferase, with protein sequence MTMSKYINHRFEAEMLADEHLKTQAQFEHNPPQFNQAIIDDVLQSLTLPQKELCAKYFYDAKGSALFEQICDLDEYYPFKSEMAMLPSVAQALSQKFSQDIDVIEFGAGASVKIKSLFNHIPQIKRYLPIDISGEHLRSAAKKLKAAYPSVEILPIEADFTQKVKLPTLTNHIKLGFFPGSTIGNFDKNLALDFLNQVRRSVGKGGYLLIGVDTKKSASVLHQAYNDKQGVTKAFNLNILNHLNQQAGANFELAQFEHYAFYNPVKSRIEMHLVSKKNQVVCIGGHNIHIAEGESIHTENSYKYNRQDFMHLSAKAGWKINQQWVAPNNQFSLYLLSTS encoded by the coding sequence ATGACAATGTCAAAATATATTAACCATAGATTTGAAGCCGAAATGTTAGCTGATGAACATTTAAAGACACAAGCTCAGTTTGAGCATAACCCGCCTCAATTTAATCAAGCGATTATTGACGATGTGCTACAATCATTAACTTTGCCTCAAAAAGAGCTTTGCGCTAAATATTTTTATGATGCCAAAGGATCCGCTTTATTTGAGCAGATTTGTGATCTAGACGAGTATTATCCTTTTAAAAGTGAAATGGCGATGTTGCCTAGTGTCGCTCAAGCGCTTAGTCAAAAATTTAGCCAAGATATAGATGTTATTGAGTTTGGTGCTGGGGCTTCGGTAAAAATTAAATCCTTATTTAATCATATACCTCAGATAAAACGTTATTTGCCGATTGATATTTCGGGTGAGCATTTACGGTCTGCTGCAAAAAAGCTAAAAGCAGCGTATCCAAGTGTTGAAATTTTACCCATTGAAGCGGATTTTACTCAAAAAGTGAAATTGCCCACATTAACTAATCATATAAAACTTGGGTTTTTTCCAGGTTCAACCATTGGTAACTTTGATAAAAATTTAGCCCTTGATTTTTTAAATCAAGTAAGACGCTCTGTGGGGAAGGGAGGCTACTTATTAATTGGAGTGGATACTAAAAAATCTGCTAGTGTATTACACCAAGCCTATAACGATAAGCAGGGGGTTACTAAAGCTTTTAATTTAAATATTTTAAACCATTTAAATCAGCAAGCAGGCGCCAATTTTGAGTTAGCGCAATTTGAACATTATGCGTTTTATAACCCAGTTAAAAGCCGAATTGAAATGCATTTAGTGAGTAAAAAGAATCAAGTGGTTTGCATTGGTGGACATAACATTCATATAGCCGAAGGCGAAAGCATTCATACCGAAAACTCCTACAAATATAATCGCCAAGATTTTATGCACTTATCAGCTAAAGCTGGCTGGAAAATTAATCAACAATGGGTTGCGCCCAATAATCAGTTTAGTTTGTATTTGTTATCAACAAGTTAG
- the egtB gene encoding ergothioneine biosynthesis protein EgtB, whose product MNNANPQSNVILLIEQFTQCRTQTVHLTKTLSDEDMLLQSMEDASPTKWHLAHTSWFFEQFILMEYVDNYKPFDPHFNYLFNSYYNQLGERHTRAQRGLLSRPSLSQVFKYREYVNEAITKLLVKPNIAYRVVELVELGVHHEMQHQELILTDILHALSCNPLYPSMRTVTPVINSDDTQTAETNKKPLLANNGAETRFSQFEGGLYQIGAQENVFSFDCERPKHLVYLENFELANTPVTNRQWLEFMQDGGYQTPTLWLSDGWTQVQQQNWQAPLYWVKKAGRWFSFGLDGLQALSLDAPVCHISYFEADAFANWANARLPTEFEWEVAAKQLNIEGNFQRQNHWRPQMSDKHKPNLQQMYGDVWEWTSSPYIAYPKFEVASGAVGEYNGKFMCGQFVLRGGSCVTPIEQIRHSYRNFFYPAQRWQFSGLRLARNI is encoded by the coding sequence GTGAATAACGCTAACCCTCAATCAAACGTAATATTGTTAATTGAACAGTTCACCCAATGCCGCACTCAAACTGTACACCTAACGAAAACCTTATCAGATGAAGATATGTTGTTGCAGTCAATGGAGGATGCGAGCCCAACCAAATGGCATTTAGCTCACACGAGTTGGTTTTTTGAGCAATTTATCTTGATGGAATACGTTGATAATTATAAGCCGTTTGATCCACATTTTAACTATTTATTTAATTCATACTATAACCAGCTGGGTGAGAGGCATACTCGAGCGCAAAGAGGGCTATTAAGCCGGCCATCGCTGAGTCAGGTTTTTAAATACAGAGAGTATGTAAATGAAGCTATTACAAAACTGCTTGTTAAACCTAATATTGCATATCGAGTCGTTGAATTAGTTGAGCTGGGTGTTCATCATGAAATGCAACACCAAGAGCTTATTTTAACGGATATACTTCATGCTTTATCATGCAATCCTTTGTATCCCAGTATGCGTACAGTGACACCGGTAATTAACAGTGATGACACTCAAACGGCTGAAACAAATAAAAAACCTTTATTAGCTAATAATGGTGCTGAGACAAGGTTTAGCCAATTTGAAGGCGGCTTATATCAAATTGGTGCACAAGAAAATGTTTTCAGCTTTGACTGCGAGAGACCTAAACACCTTGTCTATTTAGAGAATTTTGAGTTGGCGAATACACCGGTTACTAACCGCCAGTGGCTTGAGTTTATGCAGGACGGAGGATACCAAACCCCAACCTTGTGGTTATCAGACGGTTGGACACAAGTTCAGCAGCAAAACTGGCAAGCGCCTTTATATTGGGTAAAAAAAGCAGGCCGATGGTTTTCATTTGGGTTAGATGGCCTACAAGCTTTATCGTTGGATGCACCCGTTTGTCATATTAGCTATTTTGAAGCCGATGCATTTGCTAACTGGGCGAATGCAAGGTTGCCCACTGAGTTTGAGTGGGAAGTTGCTGCTAAACAGTTAAATATTGAGGGTAACTTTCAGCGCCAAAATCATTGGCGACCACAAATGAGCGATAAACATAAACCTAATTTACAACAAATGTATGGTGATGTATGGGAATGGACGAGTAGCCCTTATATTGCTTACCCAAAATTTGAAGTCGCATCCGGTGCAGTTGGTGAATATAACGGTAAATTTATGTGTGGTCAGTTTGTATTGAGAGGCGGTAGTTGCGTCACGCCGATTGAGCAAATTCGTCATAGTTATCGTAACTTTTTCTATCCAGCTCAGCGTTGGCAATTTTCCGGTCTCAGACTTGCCAGAAATATTTAA
- a CDS encoding ion transporter, translating to MLLQQLQHTFKQVDQSRVFQSFVIAVIVISALTVGAHTYSLNPAIEFILEWLDKGITFFFLVELIIRYIATNNFKHFFKQGWNIFDTIIVLGSLYPAAGSTIFIARLLRIFRVLRLVSMIPELRLLVNALIKAIPQMGYIALLMFVIFYIYAAVGSMLFANINPELWQDVSISMLTLFRVATFEDWTDIMYETMKVYKLSWIYYLTFIFLTAFIFLNMMVGTILEVMSQEHSNMKAQTEPPKPEPATQQQVEQLQKQLTDIQQSLAQLSYAKKNKADELS from the coding sequence ATGTTGCTACAACAACTACAACACACATTTAAACAAGTTGATCAGAGTCGAGTTTTTCAATCATTTGTTATTGCTGTCATCGTTATATCCGCACTCACTGTCGGCGCTCATACCTATTCACTAAACCCAGCTATTGAATTTATTTTGGAGTGGTTGGATAAAGGGATTACTTTTTTCTTTTTAGTTGAATTAATTATTCGTTATATCGCCACTAATAATTTTAAACACTTCTTCAAACAGGGATGGAATATCTTTGATACCATAATTGTTTTAGGCAGCTTATACCCTGCTGCAGGTTCAACCATATTTATCGCTAGGTTATTGCGTATTTTTAGAGTATTACGTTTAGTTTCAATGATTCCTGAACTGAGGTTGCTCGTTAATGCTCTAATTAAAGCAATCCCACAAATGGGCTATATTGCGCTTCTCATGTTCGTTATTTTTTATATATATGCGGCGGTAGGCAGTATGCTGTTTGCCAATATCAACCCTGAGCTGTGGCAAGATGTTTCAATCTCTATGCTCACTTTATTTAGAGTTGCTACTTTTGAAGACTGGACTGATATCATGTATGAAACCATGAAGGTTTATAAGCTCAGCTGGATATATTACTTGACCTTCATTTTTTTAACTGCATTCATCTTTTTAAATATGATGGTGGGTACTATTTTAGAAGTTATGAGCCAAGAGCATAGCAATATGAAAGCTCAAACTGAGCCGCCAAAACCAGAACCGGCAACGCAACAGCAAGTTGAACAATTGCAAAAACAGCTGACTGATATTCAACAAAGCTTGGCGCAACTTAGCTATGCTAAAAAGAACAAAGCAGATGAGTTAAGTTAA
- a CDS encoding diguanylate cyclase produces MDKTTDARQKISSQLLGSLLVKSSQLPIQTKSVAVSIILRFVLPVILAISLIAYLTYWLINASLASQNKQHMQHTANQTAHYFERNQHTIEANQIMFRQHFLQHNQTANQPNNSSSSRLSNLSLKPGITKLDSQLIIYSNRTQPQQNVNSLLKQTAEFMLEAGFAWSKYSTDLYLYSENGFSLHYWPSLTATDNMILAQLINNKLAILSRFDAQLEDSNKPTWTAPYFDQNSQQWIMSLLTPVTLNQQNVVLAQDIPLDQILPNQTDLQNIPEQYQFILTEEGNILGHPSYDAINTKNNTARLLNVNKLSNSHSIKKLYFDIQAVSPDKKTAFFENETQNNLIYTTQLPLNHWWLVQVYPKSNLQLMARQAAELIIWLCIVTFLALIATLFWLIRDKITRPFQSFSELATHIKNGDYQLSHYPEVKLPTERKDEIGLIANIFVDTCSNLQFTLESLEDEITQRTLNLDLALQEQKAIFNNAYIGILLIKNGTVTSCNKRFEEITGYSIAEVMTDSKKIISLDDRNLLTDINWVKNKINELGSYMIDCEFEHKNGNRFWCSVQFKAIDNQQLDKGIVVTMVDITKRRNAELLLAREARIDGLTGIGNRRAFDEAILLSCRRAQREKTTITLAIIDVDLFKKYNDFYGHVAGDEALIKVAKQIAKTARRPYELAARYGGEEFALIIHGQTEVQTQFEQVIKRIENLNIEHKKSPHQQLTVSIGVVTITGDSQKISTQWLIEKADAMLYEAKKSGRNTIKCQNLSLPQPEEKK; encoded by the coding sequence ATGGATAAAACAACTGACGCACGACAAAAAATTTCCAGCCAACTACTCGGCTCTTTATTAGTGAAATCTAGTCAATTGCCTATCCAAACTAAATCTGTCGCGGTCAGTATTATTTTAAGATTTGTTTTACCTGTGATCCTAGCAATAAGTTTAATTGCCTATTTAACTTATTGGCTAATTAATGCTTCGCTTGCCTCCCAAAATAAACAGCACATGCAACACACAGCTAATCAGACAGCTCATTATTTTGAACGAAATCAACATACAATTGAAGCAAATCAAATAATGTTTCGTCAGCATTTTCTTCAACACAATCAAACGGCGAATCAACCAAACAATTCAAGCTCAAGCCGACTATCGAATTTATCTTTAAAGCCCGGAATAACCAAATTAGATTCACAGTTAATTATTTATTCAAATCGAACGCAACCTCAGCAAAACGTAAACAGTTTACTCAAGCAAACAGCTGAATTTATGCTAGAGGCAGGGTTTGCTTGGTCAAAATACTCAACCGATTTATATTTATATAGTGAAAACGGCTTTAGCCTACATTACTGGCCAAGCTTAACAGCAACAGATAACATGATATTGGCACAACTCATTAATAATAAATTGGCTATTTTATCTCGGTTTGATGCTCAGTTAGAGGATTCAAACAAACCAACTTGGACCGCACCTTATTTTGATCAAAACAGCCAGCAATGGATAATGAGCTTGTTAACGCCCGTGACCTTAAATCAACAAAATGTAGTTTTGGCGCAAGATATACCTCTAGACCAAATTTTACCCAACCAAACAGACCTACAAAATATCCCTGAGCAATATCAATTTATCTTAACCGAAGAAGGTAATATTTTAGGCCACCCCAGTTATGATGCAATCAATACGAAAAATAACACTGCCCGTTTGCTCAATGTAAATAAATTATCAAATAGCCATTCCATTAAAAAACTCTATTTTGACATACAAGCGGTTTCACCCGATAAAAAAACCGCATTTTTTGAAAACGAAACGCAAAACAATTTAATTTATACCACCCAATTACCGCTTAATCATTGGTGGCTGGTGCAAGTGTATCCAAAGTCAAATTTACAACTAATGGCGAGACAGGCAGCTGAATTAATTATATGGCTTTGCATCGTTACATTTTTAGCTTTAATAGCTACTTTATTTTGGCTAATTAGAGATAAAATCACGCGTCCATTTCAGTCATTTTCTGAGCTTGCGACCCACATTAAAAATGGAGATTACCAATTATCGCATTATCCCGAAGTTAAACTGCCAACAGAACGCAAAGACGAAATAGGTTTAATTGCTAATATTTTTGTTGATACTTGTTCTAATCTGCAATTCACGCTTGAAAGCTTAGAAGACGAAATAACACAACGGACCTTAAATTTAGATCTCGCGTTACAAGAGCAAAAAGCCATTTTTAATAATGCCTACATTGGCATTTTACTCATTAAAAATGGCACAGTGACCAGTTGCAACAAGCGCTTTGAAGAAATTACCGGGTACAGTATTGCTGAAGTGATGACAGATTCAAAAAAGATAATTTCTTTAGACGACCGCAATTTGTTAACCGATATCAATTGGGTCAAAAATAAAATAAATGAGCTTGGTAGCTACATGATTGACTGTGAATTTGAGCATAAAAATGGCAATCGTTTTTGGTGCTCTGTTCAATTTAAAGCTATCGATAATCAACAGCTCGACAAGGGCATTGTGGTAACTATGGTTGATATCACCAAAAGACGAAATGCGGAGCTACTCCTCGCCAGAGAAGCAAGAATAGATGGCTTAACAGGAATAGGCAATCGACGCGCTTTTGATGAAGCTATTTTACTATCTTGCCGCCGAGCCCAACGTGAAAAAACCACTATCACGTTAGCTATTATCGATGTCGATTTATTCAAAAAATATAACGATTTTTATGGACATGTGGCCGGTGATGAAGCCTTGATCAAAGTTGCAAAACAAATAGCCAAAACAGCAAGACGGCCCTACGAACTGGCAGCTCGTTATGGCGGCGAAGAATTTGCGCTTATAATTCACGGCCAAACAGAGGTTCAAACCCAATTTGAACAGGTTATTAAACGTATTGAAAATCTCAATATTGAGCACAAAAAAAGCCCACATCAACAGCTAACTGTGAGTATTGGTGTGGTTACTATTACGGGTGATAGCCAAAAAATTTCAACTCAATGGTTGATCGAAAAAGCAGATGCTATGCTATACGAAGCAAAAAAATCGGGGCGAAACACCATAAAATGCCAAAATTTATCGCTACCACAACCTGAAGAAAAGAAGTAA
- a CDS encoding M48 family metallopeptidase, whose amino-acid sequence MKKLLVFVLTFLFVVACAKSPTGRSQFILVDSDTMAQMGLESFEAMKEEQKVSTNKNLNQYVQCVARPILKTLPADWQDGWEIVVFDSEQVNAFALPGRKIGVYTGILGVAENADQLAAIIGHEVGHVIANHGSERVSQSTAANAVMQGASLLSQGSEYQQAIMTGLGLGAQFGVLLPYSRTHESEADVIGLKYLIEAGFKAEESMALWENMNKLGGERPMEFMSTHPAPDTRINNLAKHIESYRSQGVKAQFSRPNCSR is encoded by the coding sequence ATGAAAAAATTACTCGTGTTTGTACTAACCTTTCTCTTTGTTGTTGCTTGTGCTAAATCACCCACTGGACGAAGCCAGTTTATCTTGGTTGATTCAGATACCATGGCTCAAATGGGATTAGAAAGTTTTGAGGCGATGAAAGAAGAGCAAAAAGTTTCAACGAATAAAAATCTAAACCAATACGTGCAGTGTGTGGCTCGACCTATCTTAAAAACATTACCGGCTGATTGGCAAGATGGCTGGGAGATAGTTGTATTCGATAGTGAGCAAGTTAATGCATTTGCATTACCAGGGCGAAAAATTGGCGTTTATACAGGCATTCTCGGCGTTGCAGAAAACGCCGACCAATTGGCCGCTATTATTGGTCATGAAGTAGGGCATGTTATTGCTAATCATGGTAGTGAACGTGTATCACAAAGTACTGCTGCTAATGCTGTTATGCAAGGTGCATCCTTATTATCTCAAGGTAGTGAATATCAACAAGCCATTATGACAGGGTTGGGTTTAGGTGCACAATTTGGCGTATTATTACCTTATAGCCGTACCCATGAATCTGAAGCGGATGTAATTGGCCTAAAGTATTTAATTGAAGCCGGATTTAAAGCCGAAGAGTCAATGGCATTGTGGGAAAATATGAACAAATTAGGTGGTGAGCGTCCAATGGAATTTATGTCTACTCACCCAGCGCCAGATACGCGCATTAATAATCTTGCCAAACACATTGAAAGTTATCGCAGCCAAGGGGTTAAAGCTCAATTCTCGCGCCCTAACTGTAGCCGATAG